GCCTCCGCGTCCAGCTCCACGCCGTGCATCTCGCTCGCATAGTCCATCATCCACCCCGGCGCGTCGTTGGGGTCCAGCGGGGCAAATTCGGTGGAGACGGCGCGCTTCTTCAGCTCGTCGTAGAACTTGGCCTTGCTCGCGGCGGGGATGACGGCGGAGAGGACGAGCACCAGCCCCGCCGGCGGCGCGGCGGCGACGGCCTCCACCACCTCGCGCGCCTTGGGCGAGAGCCCCTGCGCGTCGCGCACCACCACGACGCGGTGCTCGGCCATCATGGGCGGCGTGGCGGTGAGCGATGCCAGGTCGTCGGCAGTGACTTCGGCGCCGCGGAGCTGGTCGAAGTTGAAGTCGCGCGTTGCGGGGTCCAGGTACGCGGCCACCACGCGTCCCACCGCCTCGTCGCGCGAGAACTCCTCTTCGCCATGGAAGAAGAACACACCCCCCGGGACACGGTCCCGGAGAGTGCGTTCGAGTTTGTCAGCCGAGATCTGGGGCACGGTGGCTAGCGGGCGAGGAGGTCGCCTTCGGTGTGCGCCGCGACGGTGGTGACGAGGGGGCCGTCCTTTTTGAACACGAGGTCGTGGTACGGCAGCTCGGTCACCGCCACGCCCAGCCGCGCGAGCTGCGAGGTGACGCGCCCGGCCTCGCGGTGCGCCGGCCCGTCCCACGCCGCCAGACGCTCGGCGAAGGGCACCGTGCTCGCGGCGGCCTGGAGCGGGGCCTCGCCCCCCGAGTACTGGCGGACGAGCGGCACCCACGCGGCCGCAGCGATCGCCGCGGCCACGCCCATCGTGGCGAGGGCGGTGGCGGAGCGGCTCGCGTTGCGGGCGCGCGCGGCCTCCAGGTCCTCGGTGTAGATGCGGTGCTGGAGGCGCGCCGCGAAGTCCTCGGACACTTCCAGCTGGGGAAGCTCCCGAAACACCTCCGCGCCGCGGCTCACCACGCGGTCGTACTTCGCGCAGGAGGGGCACTCGTCGAGGTGCACCTCCATCTCCATCCGCTCTTCCCACGGAAGCGCGTCGTCCCGGAAGGCGGAGTATCCCGCCAGGAACCGCTCGCAGCTCGTCATCGTTCCTCCACCCATCGCGTGTGGCCGGTCCAGTCCGCGGCGCGCGTGCGTCGGCGCGTCGTTGAGCCACGTTGTACGCGAAAGGCCCCCCGGTGTTCCCAAGCGATGAGTGTTGCTCAGACACACCCCGCGTCGTTCCGCCACATCAGGAAACCGCAACTGCAGGGCTCACACAGAGGCACAGAGACACAGAGGGAGAACACCAGAGGTTTCTCTCTGTGGCTTTCTGTTCCTTCTGTGTGTCTGTGTGAGATGCAGTTCGGGATGTCTGCGCCGCAACAAACAAGGGGGACCCGCTCATGCAGGTCCCCCTCCAACTCGTTCCGCCACGGAGCCTCAGTCGAGGAGCGGAGCGATCAGCTGGGCGAAGTTGTTGCGCGCGCGGTTCAGGCGGCTCTTGACCGTGCCCAGGTTGGCGCCGGTGATGTCGGCGATCTCCTCGTACGTCTTCCCCTCCATCTCGCGGAGGATGAAGACCGTGCGGTGATGCTCCGGGAGCTGGTCCACCGTGTTCTCCACCATGCTCTTGAGGTGGCGCTTCCGGAAGAGGTCGTCCGGGCGGTAGGTGTTGTCCTCCCACTCCAGCGGCCGCGAGTCGGCGTCCCAGTTCTTCTTGATCGTCTGAAAGAGCACCAGCGGGTTGCGCGAACGGTTGCGCAGCTCGTTCTTCGCCAGGTTCGACGCGATCGTGTAGACCCAGGTCGAGAACTTCTTGCTCTGGTCGAAGCGGTGCAGGTGCCGGTACACCCGGATGAACGTCTCCTGCACCAGGTCTTCCGCGCGCTCGCGGTCGCCGGTGGTGCGGTATACGAAGTTCAGCAGCCGGGTCTGGTAGCGCTCCACCAGCTCGCCGAAGGCGCGCTTCTCTCCGTCCAGAAAGGCGGCCACTACGCCGCTGTCGTCGAGCTGCTTGAGCGCCCCGCGGGCCGACGCGGGGTCGGCTTCTTTGGGTGCGCGGGCGAAGACGTCTATCATGGGAACCCCCTTCCAGGGAACTGCTTCGGGTTGGGTTTGGCTGGGCTGCACATCAGAGAAAGGCAGGGGACGTGCCCCGTTCCGCATCCCTCTGAATACAGCCGCAAAGCCGCTTGCCTGCTGGGTTTTCCGCTCGCGGCGCCGCTCGGGCGCTCCCGCCGGCCTGTCTCCGTTCGAGGACACCGCGTGCAGACTCTGGACACCGGCCCTCCCCGCCCGCCGGCTTACATCCCCATCACGAACCCCGCCGCGTAGAGAAGGGTGCAGATGGTCTTTCCGTCGGTGATCTCACCGTCGCGCACCATGCGCAGCGCTTCGGACATGGGGAGGGGCACCGTCTCCATGAACTCGTCGGGGTCGAACTCCGTCTCGCCCGCCGTGAGGCCGGTGGCCAGGTAGAGGTGGATCTGCTCGTCCGTGAAGCCCGGCGTGGTCCAGATGGTGGTGAGGAAGCGGATGGAGCCGGCGGTGAGCCCCGTCTCTTCGCGGAGCTCGCGTCTCGCGCACTCCTCCCAGGGCTCGCCCGGCCGGTCCGGGCGCCCGGCCGGCACCTCGTAGAGGTAGCCGCCGGTGGCGTAGCGGTACTGCCGGATCAGGACGATCTGCGGGTCGCCGCCCGCCGGGTCGCTGAGGACGGGGAGGACCGCCGCGGCGCCGGAGTGCCGGATCAGCTCCAGCTCTCCCGTGGAGCCGTCCGGAAAGCGGACGGTGTCCACCCCCAGGTCCACGATGCGCCCCTTGTGGACCGGCCTTCGCGAGATCATCCCCGCCGCGCCGGCCGGGGGAGTGGAGTCGCTCATCGGTTTCCGCACGTTGAAGATGTCCAAAGAAGGGGCGCCGCTCAACCGGCTGAGCAGCGCCCTAACTACAAGCTAACGAACGTTTGAAACGGTCAGTCAAGCACCTCGGCGGGGTCCACCACCTCCACCGGGCCGATCCCCAGCGCCTCCAGCGGAGCCCGCACCTGGTCCGCGTCGCCGGCCACTACGATGACGGCGCGCTCCGGGTGGAGCCGCCTGCGCGCCGCCTGCAGCACCTCGTCCGCGGTCACCGACAGGATGCGCTCGCGGTGGCCCTGGTAATGATCTGTGGGGAGGCCGTACGTCACCAGCCCGGACAGCCGTGCCGCCACACCGGTGGTGGTCTCCACGGTCAGCGGAAAGACGCCGGCCAGGTAGTCGCGCGCGTCGCGAAGCTCGCCGGGCGACACCTCGGCCTCGCGCATGCCGCGGATCTCGCGCAGGATCTCCTCCACCGCGTGCGCCGTGACCTCGGTCTGCACGGCGGTGGAGGCGTAGAAGGCGCCCCGCTGCCGCCGCGCCGTCCAGAGCGTGCTGACGCCGTACGTGTAGCCGCGTCGCTCGCGCAGGTTCATGTTGAGCCGCGACGAGAAGGAGCCGCCCAGGATGGAGTTCATCACCGTGATGTGGGTGTAGTCCGGCGCGCCGCGCTCCACTCCCACGTGCCCCAGCCGGATCTCGCTCTGCACCGCGCCCGGGCGGTGCGCCACCACCACCGTCGCCTGCTCGCTGCGCGGCGTGACCGTGGGGACGGCGGCGGGGAGGCTCTCCCCCTTCCAGTCGCCGAAGAAGCGCTCCGCCAGCGCCGCCAGCTCGTCCAGCCCCACGTCGCCCGCGCCCACCAGCGCGCTTCCCGCGGGGGCGTAGCGCGCGGCGTGGAAGGCGGCCACCTGCTCGCGCGCCAGCGCGCTCACCGTCGTGGAGGTGCCGCCCAGGGCGCGCGCGAAGGGAGTGTTCGCGGCGTAGGTGTAGCGGCTGAAGATCTCCGTGGCGAGCGCGGAGGGGTCGGTGCGGCGGTGCGCCAGGGTGCCCAGCCGCTCCACGCGCAGCCGCTCCACCTCCGCGTCGGGAAAGGTGGGGCGGCGCACCATGTCCGCCAGGAGCTCCAGCCCCTGCTCCAGGCGCGCGTGGAGCGACGTGAAGCCGCACTGCGCCACGTCCCACCCGGTGGTGCTGTCCAGCGTGATGCCGAGGTCGTCCGCCGTCTCCGCGATCTGGTCCGCCGTGCGCTCCCCCGCGCCCGACTCCAGCAGACTCGCGGTGAGGGTGGCGACGCCGGCGGTGGCATCCTCCTCGGCGGTGCCGCCTGCGTTGGCCACCAGCTCCAGCGTCACCACGGGGAAGCGGCGCGTCTCGGCCACCACCACCTCCAGCCCGTTGGCGAGCGCCGTGCGCTCCACGGCGGGAAAGTGGAAGGGGCGCACCGGGCCCGGCGTGGGCGCGTGCGCCCGACCGTCCACCCCGCTCACGCGGCCACCGCCTGCGCCGCGCGCGGCAGGTAGGTGAGGACGACGCGATTGTCCGCGTGCAGGTACCGTTCGGCCAGCGCACGCACGTGCTCGGATGTGATGGCGCGGTAGCGGTCCAGCTCGGTGTTGATCCGCTCCGGCTGGTCGAAGAGGGTGGTGAGCATCGAGAGACGGTCGGCGCGCTCGGCCACCCGCTGCAGCTCCAGCATGTTGCGCGCTTCCAGCCCCGTAAGTGCGCGCTCCAGCTCCGCGGCCGACGGACCCTCCTTCGCCACGGCTTCGAGCTGCTCCAGGATGGCGGCCTCCAGCGCCGCCGGGTCGCCGCCGGGGGGCGAGATCCCGCGCACCATCAGCGAGGCGGCGCCCGTCACGATGGGGAGGCAGAAGGCCGATGCCGCCCGGGCGATGCGCCGGTCCCGCACCAGGTCGCGGTACATCCGGCTCGACTTCCCCGACGAGAGCACCTCCGTGAGGACGTCGGCGGCGTAGAACTCCTCCGACCCGAACGGCGGGATGCGGTACGCCAGGTAGACGCGGGCGAGCGCGAAGTCACCCTCCACCGTGTCGCGCACCTCGCGCCCCACCATGAACGGATCCAGTTGCGGCTCGCCCGGCAGCGGCGGCAGCCCGGGGCCGCGCGGGATGGGGCCGAAGTAGCGCTCCACCAGCCGCCGCGCCTCCGCCGCGTCGAAGTCGCCCACGATGGAGAGCACGGCGTTGTCAGGCGCGTAGTAGGTGCTGAAGAAGCGCTTCACGTCATCCAGCGAAGCGGCGTCCAGATCCGCCATGCTCCCGATTACCGAGTGGTGGTACGGGTGGCTCGGCGGGTAGAGCATCGCCTGCATGCGCTCGTCCCAGTCGCCGTACGGCTGGTTGTCCACCCGCTCGCGCCGCTCGTTCTTCACCACGTCGCGCTGGTTGTCCAGCTTCTCCTGCGTGAGCGCGGGAAGGAAAAAGCCCATGCGGTCGCTCTCCAGCCAGAGCGCAAGCTCCAGCTGGTGCGCGGGAAGCGTCTCGTAGTAGTTGGTGCGGTCCAGCCAGGTGGAGCCGTTCACGCTGCCGCCCGCCCGCTCCACGTGGGCGATGTGCTGCGTGTCTGGCACGTTCTGCGAGCCCTGGAACATCATGTGCTCGAAGAGGTGGGCAAGCCCGGTGCTGCCGGCCGCCTCGTTCCGGCTCCCCACGTTGTACCACAGGTTCACCGCGACCACGGCGTTGGTGTGGTCTTCGGAAAAGACCACGCGCAGGCCGTTGTCCAGGGAGAATCGCTCGATCGGGATCTGCATCCGTTCACCGGGTTGGGTTCCGCGCTTCACCGGATGCCGAGAAGCGCGGCGGGAAGCCCGAAGCTCTCGCGGATCAGGAAGCGCCGCTCCGCGGAGCGGCTGCGCGAGATGGGGCTGTCGGGAGTAGGCGATGTGAAGCCGCGGATCCCCACGCGGATCGCCATCAGCTTCAGCCGCAGCATGTGGAAAGGGTCGCTCACCAGAACGGCGCGCCGCAGCCCGCGGGCACGCATCAGCCTCGCCACGCCGTCCATCGACTGCAGCGTGGTGAGCCCCGTGCGCTCCGTGAGGATGGCGCCGGCCGGGATGCCCTGCTTCACCGCGTAGCGCTGGCTGGCGACCGCCTCGCTTACCGTGTCGCCGGGGCCCACGCCGCCGGTCATGATGACCACCGGCGCCATGCCGCGGCGGTACAGCGCGACCGCGTGGTCCAGCCGCGCGCGCAGCACGGGAGAGGGGCGGCCGTCGTACTGCGCCGCGCCCAGCACCACGATGGCGTCCACGCGACGGGCCTCGTCGCGCCGGCCGTACAGGTGAATGGCGGCCACGGTGAGCGCCCACAGCGCGACGCCCAGGATGAGCAGCCGCACCATGCCGCCGGCCATGCGCACGGGCCACCGCCGCTTCCTCTGTGGCGGGTCCTGCGGCTCGGGCTCGGGCGGCGGTGCGGGGGCGCCCTGCGGATCGGGAAGAGTGCTCACGCGCGCTGCACGAGCCGCTCGCGGAGGAGCGACGGGCCCAGGTCGTCGCGCAGCACCACGGCGTCCTCTTCGCCGCCCTCCAGCGCGTCCTCCACCTCCTGGATCATCTCATGGTCGCTGGCGTCGGCCGCGTCCTGCGCGCGGGCAAGCGCGTTCCACGCCTCGTTCTGCCACCCCTCCCCCGCCGCCGAGAGGGCGGAGAGGATCTGGAGTTCGACGTCCTCAACGCGTTCGGCGGCGGCGCGGTGGAGCTGCTCCGCGCCCTCCTCGGTGCGCCGCGCCTCCACGAGCGCCAGGCCGTACACGCCGCGCAGCCATGCGTCGTCCGCGCGCAGGGCGAGCGCCTCCTCCAGCGATGCGATCCCGTCGTCCGCCCGCCCGGCCAGCAGGTACGCCATCCCAAGGTCGGCGTGCACCTCCGCGTCCTCGAGCGCCAGCGCGCGCGCCGCCTCCAGCTCCCCCACCGCCTCGGCGAAGAGCCCCTCGCGCGCCAGATACGCGCCGTACGCCGCGCGCGCAAAGGGGAAGTCGGGCGAGGTGAGTGCGGCCATGCGCAGCGCGCTCTCCGCGTCCGGGTCGTCAAAGATCGCCACGCCGCTCCCGGCCGCGGCCAGGATGAACGGGTCTTCCGGCTGCAGCGCCAGGGCGCGGCGAAAGAAGTCGTACGCCTCGCTCTCGTTCCCCAGCCGCTGCGAGGCGATCCCGGCCCAGCAGAGGAGGAGGGCGCTCTCCCCCTGCTCCTCCAGGGTGACCAGGAGGAGGGAGTGCGCTTCGTCCCAGCGGTCCTCTTCGCCCAGCGTCTGGGCTTCGGCGACGGCCGCCTCGGCCACCTCGCCGTCCACTTCGCCTGTGTGCAGGCCGTTCTCCTCCGCCATCGCCCGCCGATCCGGTCCGGGTGCCGTTGCGCCGCGCCTGGGGTGGCGCCGCCGTGGCTGGCAAGATACGCATGCGGCGCCGCAGCCGCGAGCCCGGGGGCCCCCTCCCCCGCTCGTCACCTCGCGGCCCCTCCCCCAATAACTGCCTGGGGGAGGGGCGTACGCACACATCTGCTCGCTGCGCACAGATTCCGTAGGGGCGCGATTTATCGCGCCCGTGCCCGATGCGGCACCGGCGCCGGCTCCTCCGCACAGCACCGCGAGGGGCAGACCCACGTGTCTGCCCTCCCCCGCTCCCGCCTCGACCACCGCATCGCGAACCGGCGCCCAGACCCGTGCACGCTGCTCCCAACAGCGAAGCCCCGCCGTTGACAGGCGGGGCTTCGCGCGGAGTGCCCGGGGCGGGACTCGAACCCGCAAGCCGTTGGGCGGGGCATTTTAAGTGCCCTGTGTTTACCGATTTCACCACCCGGGCCGCCCACAAGATAATACGGACTCCACCCCCCGTGGAGTGCCCCGTTCAGCGCGCCCCCTCCGCCGCCTCGATCGCCGCGCGGAGACGCGCCACGTTCTCCGCCACGGTGGCGCGCGCGTTGTACACCGCCGACCCCGCCACCACCGCCGTCGCGCCGGCGCGGACCACCTCCCCCACCGTCTCCGCCGTCACGCCGCCATCCACCTCCAGCTCCACGTGTCCGTGCCCGCCCTCGTCCAGCATGCGGCGCAGCCGGGCAATCTTTGTGGTGCTGGTGGGGATGTACGACTGTCCGCCGAAGCCGGGATTCACCGACATCACCAGCACGAGGTCCACGTACGGCAGGATCTCGGAGAGCGACTCGGCGGGGGTGGCGGGGTTCAGCGTGACGCCCGGCTTCATCCCCAGCTCGCGGATGCGCTGCACGGTGCGGTGCAGGTGGGGGGCCGCCTCCACGTGCACCGTCAGGAAGTCCGCCCCCGCCTCGGCGAAGGCCTCCAGGTAGCGCTCGGGGTGCTCGATCATCAGGTGGACGTCGATCACTCCTTTCGCGGCGCGGCGCGCGGCGGCCGCCACCAGCGGACCGATGGTGATGTTGGGGACGAAGTGCCCGTCCATCACGTCCACGTGAATCCACTCGGCACCGGCGTCCTCCGCCTCGCGAATCTGGTCACCCAGCCGCGTGAAGTCGGCGGAAAGGATGGAGGGCGCGATCTTGACGCGGCTCATGCGCCCTCCCCCAGCACCCGCACCCCGCCCGGCGCGGCGATCACCGCCGCCGTCGCCATCCCCAGGAAGAGCCCCGTCTCCAGCACCCCCGGCCGCCCCAGGAGCGCAGCCTCCAGCGCTTCCGGATCGGCGATGCCGTCCGGGAAGCGGCAGTCCAGGATGTGGTGCCCGCCGTCCGTCGTCATTGGCCCGCCGCCGTCGCCGCGGCGCAGCGCGGGCTCCGCGCCCAGGTAGCGGAGGAAATCGGGGAGGATCGCCGCCGCGAAGGGGTCCACCTCCACCGGGAGGGGAGCGCGCGTCCCCAGCCGCTCCACCACCTTGGAGTCGTCCGCCACGATCACCAGCCGCGCGGAGACCGACGCCACCACCTTTTCGCGGAGGAGCGCCCCACCCAGTCCCTTGATCAGGCGCAGCTGGGGGTCCACCTCGTCCGCGCCGTCGATGGTGAGGTCCAGGCGCCCGCGCTCCGCCAGCGTGGCGAGGGGGATGCCGAGCCGCTCCGCCCGCCGCGCGGTGTCCTCGGAGGTGGGGAC
The Longimicrobium sp. genome window above contains:
- a CDS encoding zf-HC2 domain-containing protein, with the translated sequence MTSCERFLAGYSAFRDDALPWEERMEMEVHLDECPSCAKYDRVVSRGAEVFRELPQLEVSEDFAARLQHRIYTEDLEAARARNASRSATALATMGVAAAIAAAAWVPLVRQYSGGEAPLQAAASTVPFAERLAAWDGPAHREAGRVTSQLARLGVAVTELPYHDLVFKKDGPLVTTVAAHTEGDLLAR
- a CDS encoding sigma-70 family RNA polymerase sigma factor; protein product: MIDVFARAPKEADPASARGALKQLDDSGVVAAFLDGEKRAFGELVERYQTRLLNFVYRTTGDRERAEDLVQETFIRVYRHLHRFDQSKKFSTWVYTIASNLAKNELRNRSRNPLVLFQTIKKNWDADSRPLEWEDNTYRPDDLFRKRHLKSMVENTVDQLPEHHRTVFILREMEGKTYEEIADITGANLGTVKSRLNRARNNFAQLIAPLLD
- a CDS encoding NUDIX hydrolase, whose translation is MSDSTPPAGAAGMISRRPVHKGRIVDLGVDTVRFPDGSTGELELIRHSGAAAVLPVLSDPAGGDPQIVLIRQYRYATGGYLYEVPAGRPDRPGEPWEECARRELREETGLTAGSIRFLTTIWTTPGFTDEQIHLYLATGLTAGETEFDPDEFMETVPLPMSEALRMVRDGEITDGKTICTLLYAAGFVMGM
- a CDS encoding pitrilysin family protein, with the protein product MSGVDGRAHAPTPGPVRPFHFPAVERTALANGLEVVVAETRRFPVVTLELVANAGGTAEEDATAGVATLTASLLESGAGERTADQIAETADDLGITLDSTTGWDVAQCGFTSLHARLEQGLELLADMVRRPTFPDAEVERLRVERLGTLAHRRTDPSALATEIFSRYTYAANTPFARALGGTSTTVSALAREQVAAFHAARYAPAGSALVGAGDVGLDELAALAERFFGDWKGESLPAAVPTVTPRSEQATVVVAHRPGAVQSEIRLGHVGVERGAPDYTHITVMNSILGGSFSSRLNMNLRERRGYTYGVSTLWTARRQRGAFYASTAVQTEVTAHAVEEILREIRGMREAEVSPGELRDARDYLAGVFPLTVETTTGVAARLSGLVTYGLPTDHYQGHRERILSVTADEVLQAARRRLHPERAVIVVAGDADQVRAPLEALGIGPVEVVDPAEVLD
- a CDS encoding pitrilysin family protein, which translates into the protein MQIPIERFSLDNGLRVVFSEDHTNAVVAVNLWYNVGSRNEAAGSTGLAHLFEHMMFQGSQNVPDTQHIAHVERAGGSVNGSTWLDRTNYYETLPAHQLELALWLESDRMGFFLPALTQEKLDNQRDVVKNERRERVDNQPYGDWDERMQAMLYPPSHPYHHSVIGSMADLDAASLDDVKRFFSTYYAPDNAVLSIVGDFDAAEARRLVERYFGPIPRGPGLPPLPGEPQLDPFMVGREVRDTVEGDFALARVYLAYRIPPFGSEEFYAADVLTEVLSSGKSSRMYRDLVRDRRIARAASAFCLPIVTGAASLMVRGISPPGGDPAALEAAILEQLEAVAKEGPSAAELERALTGLEARNMLELQRVAERADRLSMLTTLFDQPERINTELDRYRAITSEHVRALAERYLHADNRVVLTYLPRAAQAVAA
- a CDS encoding YdcF family protein codes for the protein MSTLPDPQGAPAPPPEPEPQDPPQRKRRWPVRMAGGMVRLLILGVALWALTVAAIHLYGRRDEARRVDAIVVLGAAQYDGRPSPVLRARLDHAVALYRRGMAPVVIMTGGVGPGDTVSEAVASQRYAVKQGIPAGAILTERTGLTTLQSMDGVARLMRARGLRRAVLVSDPFHMLRLKLMAIRVGIRGFTSPTPDSPISRSRSAERRFLIRESFGLPAALLGIR
- the rpe gene encoding ribulose-phosphate 3-epimerase yields the protein MSRVKIAPSILSADFTRLGDQIREAEDAGAEWIHVDVMDGHFVPNITIGPLVAAAARRAAKGVIDVHLMIEHPERYLEAFAEAGADFLTVHVEAAPHLHRTVQRIRELGMKPGVTLNPATPAESLSEILPYVDLVLVMSVNPGFGGQSYIPTSTTKIARLRRMLDEGGHGHVELEVDGGVTAETVGEVVRAGATAVVAGSAVYNARATVAENVARLRAAIEAAEGAR
- the rpiA gene encoding ribose-5-phosphate isomerase RpiA translates to MQTSDAEALKRAAAERAAEWIEDGMVLGLGTGSTVRHLLDVIAERRAGGEWGGIVGVPTSEDTARRAERLGIPLATLAERGRLDLTIDGADEVDPQLRLIKGLGGALLREKVVASVSARLVIVADDSKVVERLGTRAPLPVEVDPFAAAILPDFLRYLGAEPALRRGDGGGPMTTDGGHHILDCRFPDGIADPEALEAALLGRPGVLETGLFLGMATAAVIAAPGGVRVLGEGA